The genomic window TCAAGTGCGGCGACCGCAGTTCGAAGAGCCTCGGTGATGTCGGAAACAGCGCTTTTTTGAGAATAGATATCTTCGGGATCGCCGATGTGGCCGGCAGTTCGCGTATCGTCCGATTCGGCTGCGGCATTCACGGCGTTCTCGAGGTCGCGGTCTTCTTCGACCTGCACATATTTTGCGTCCTTTCGATAACGATCGACCGCAAGCTGCGAAACGACGGCGCGAAGCCATCCCGCGAGGCTGCCGCGGCCCGTATAGTACGCGAGTTTGCTCTTTCGCTTGCCGTCCGCGTCGGTTCGAAGCCCGTAAAGTTCCGCCCAGATCGACGAAGCGAGGTCTTCGGCGTCCTCGGCATTCGACGCGATCTTGCGCGCGGCGCTCTTGACGGTCGCGTCAAAGTTCGCCAAAAGGTCCGACCACGCAGCTTCATCGCCGCGTTCACAAGCGACGATCAGACAAAGGTCATCAGCACGGATCTCAGCGATGAAGTCAATGATATCAGCGTGTTCGTGGTGCTCGCCCTCGCCGAAAAGGTACTTCGTCACAGCCGCCTCAATACGCGGACGCAGATCCGCGATCGACAGCCCGCGGCTATTTTCGGCACGGGTGACCAAGTGGACAACGGCCTCATCGATCGTTGCTGAATACTTTTCCGGCAAGTGGCTCATCAGTGCAAGCGAATTGATTTTAGCACCTATAAGATGCAAATGCGGTGTCAGCGAGGCCGCCGGCGCCCTGCTGCAAGGTGTTTTCTGATGAAAGACACGATCTTAAAGCCGTCGATATAATTCCAAGGCTTTTCGCCGAGCGTGTAATGGCCGCACGGCAGCACCGTCTCGGAGTGTGCGATCTTCCGCCGGCGAAGCTCGCGCATAGTATCCAGCGAGAGTTCGTACGGAAAGGTAAGATCGTAGCGTGTGTATATGTAACGCTGCGGACGCTCGTTCTGTGCGGCAAGCTTGTCCATATAGGCGAGCGGCGAGATCGGCAGCCAGTAGCGGCGAAGCTCATCGAGCGTAACGGCCTTTTCGAGCGATTCGCGTACATGATAGGTCGAGAGGCCGCGCCAAACGACATCCGAGAAATAGCCCGAAACGTGGTTAAAAACGGCGGCGTCGATATCTGTGTCGTGTACGAACGCAAGGAACGCCGTACACGAGCCGATGCTGGTGCCGACTATGCCGATGCGTTCAAAGCCCTGCTCTTTCAGCCATCGAACGGAGGTGCGTGTGTCGAGAACGGCCTGCCGCACGCTTTGTATCGTCCGCCCGATGTTCGGATAAACGAGATATTCCGCGCGGTCAAGCTCGGGCGGCATTCGCTCTTCGTGATACGGCAGCGTCAGCCGAAGTGCCGCGATGCCGACGCGGTTGAATATCCTGCAAAGGTCAAAATAAGTGCCTGCCTTTGCGTTCCAATGCGGCAGCACAAGGACAGCGGCGCGCTCTTTGCCATCGACGGGAAACCACGCCGCATACGCCGTGTTATTCTCGGCCGAAGGCGTCA from Chloracidobacterium sp. includes these protein-coding regions:
- a CDS encoding sigma-70 family RNA polymerase sigma factor, which produces MSHLPEKYSATIDEAVVHLVTRAENSRGLSIADLRPRIEAAVTKYLFGEGEHHEHADIIDFIAEIRADDLCLIVACERGDEAAWSDLLANFDATVKSAARKIASNAEDAEDLASSIWAELYGLRTDADGKRKSKLAYYTGRGSLAGWLRAVVSQLAVDRYRKDAKYVQVEEDRDLENAVNAAAESDDTRTAGHIGDPEDIYSQKSAVSDITEALRTAVAALDDEDRLLIKLYYFEGLKLKDIAAMFGYHEATASRRLARIQSDIRKGVEKELRAGHGWSETEVKRHLSETASGLGINLETMFAALLLAACMQEFWT
- a CDS encoding abhydrolase domain-containing 18, whose protein sequence is MLRRYIHKRERYFAMLNDDRVVHPFAWGTEFVAADVDAAEPRRFFTEFSRSSIAASDDFFALGSMPAIAARSGDNSVDLTWQSAVVTPSAENNTAYAAWFPVDGKERAAVLVLPHWNAKAGTYFDLCRIFNRVGIAALRLTLPYHEERMPPELDRAEYLVYPNIGRTIQSVRQAVLDTRTSVRWLKEQGFERIGIVGTSIGSCTAFLAFVHDTDIDAAVFNHVSGYFSDVVWRGLSTYHVRESLEKAVTLDELRRYWLPISPLAYMDKLAAQNERPQRYIYTRYDLTFPYELSLDTMRELRRRKIAHSETVLPCGHYTLGEKPWNYIDGFKIVSFIRKHLAAGRRRPR